GGATTTGTCGAAGAACTACTtccagcagcagcagcgccCAGTACTGGAAGTTCCGGTAGCAATACGGGATTCAATGAAGAACAACAATTGGAAACTTTGAGAGGACAAATAGCCAACTTGCTGGCCTCACGCAATGGCCCTAATTTGGAAATCAACATAAATCCTGGCAGCGGCTTGCCTCGCCAGCCGCGTGGCATAGTTTCTCTGGGGCCCACTGTGGCTACCGGGGGTGGACGAGTGAGGCCCCAAAGCCTGGGTCTAGATAATGTTTTGCTGGATTTTCTGCAATCGATATCTGTGGGTGGAGCTGGTGCTGATGGTGAAATAAATCCTTTCGACAATTCCCAATTTTTGTTTATGGGCAATCTGGGTGACTATGCTTGGGGGCGTGAGGGCCTTGATACCATAGTTACTCAGCTATTAAATCAAATGGAAACATCTGGCCCCCCACCATTGGCCAAAGATAAAATCGAAGAGATCCCAAAGGTAGAGATAACAGCCGAAGAAGTCGAACGTAAACTACAATGTTCCGTATGCTGGGAAGATTTCAAAATTCAAGAATTAGTACGTAAACTAGCCTGCTCACATGTCTATCACGAGGAATGCATTGTGCCATGGTTAAATTTGCATGGCACCTGCCCCATCTGCCGTAAATCATTAAATGGCGAAGAAGATGATGACAATGATGTGCATATGGATATAGACGAGGCTCAAGCTTCCTCCTCATCTGTAGCGGCGGCGGCGGCGACGGGTGTTGCCTCATCCGTATGTCCCATACATCAACAAAATGCAACGGGCAATAATCCTCAACAGCAGCCCGGCACCAGCAGCAGCGCAATAGGTGGTTCTagtcaacaacaacagcagcagcaacgctCAAATCCTCCTTCCGACAATATATTTGGATTCGAGAGAATGGACAGTGTTGATTTGGATTAAATCATAGTTATTTTAGAATTAGAGCACTACAACAAGATGATAAATGATGAAGAAACAAtgatgaaaattatataaaaaaaaaaacaaaaaccatatttaaatgaaataatgCAAGTTTTTTTTCAACATAAAATTGGCCTTGTTATAAAACTAGGGATCGACTTCTAGAAgatgaaatgaaatatattgaaaaaaggAGACGAAGGAAAGAATATTAAATAGCAATGTATGTTTGAACAAGCCCTTGCGCgcctaaaaaatttaacaactaCCGACGATAAATTAGAAAGCTCTCAATGTTTACAGGAGAATTACTGTAGCAATTAAAATAACTTATTATTTACACTAATTTATATAACTACTACGAGTAAGTTCTTAAATTTCGATACTAAATTCAGAACTTCTacgttattttttgtttttttttttttgttaatttgaaGGAATAAACTTGTAATTTTAAAATCTATCCATCTATCTAAAAACGTGTAAagtcttaattaaattttttttacatcaaATATTTTAACcgttacaaaatataatgaaacaAGTGTTAATATGTTATTCTTCCTTTTATATTTACTCAAATTTCTCTATGATCGaatgaatttcgaaattttaagtAACAATCAATGTTATGGCTGgcactatattcgcttttccgcgaaattttttcgtaattacttttttttagataatagattttgtagCAAAAAACTTGCTGACTTCATTCAGTTGGGCATTTCTCCATTACTTATGAAATAAttgtaataaaagtattatgttattattgagattttttagtgtttcaaaaaagtaatctggaaaaacatgtgttttcaactgtgaaaaacgaacatggtATCAGCCATTACATGGGAAATCCGTATTGGTCTTCGTTATACTTTTCGTATATGCTAGCGATAACCACTTAATACCAAAAGTGCGTTTCATTGGGGATTAACTTTCAAGCAGTCCAAGCAATAGATAAACACATCGAGGCTATTCTGAACGGAATTGGCTTCAAATAACAACCGATTGCGAAGTcctttattcaaattttgtaaTACACAACCTTATTTAATTGCTGCTGTACCATTCCTGTGTTCttaaatgcaataaaaatcgtcagcaaaaatattgtttttcttAGTGACCAGGCTCCAGAAGAGGCTAAAGAAACATCAtcccaacaaaaaaacaacttgTTTCCAGAAAAAGAAACATTGATTTCCTAAAATCATTTCTAACGTGGCAAGTAGATGCCCATAAAAATACaaccataaaacaagtaaaaaggcgtcaagttcggccgggccgaactttggatatccagcacctcggttatatatgtaaaccactttcgtCAAAGTCCtgcgaaaattgcataccttatgcctcatagcagctatatagaaagatgatccgatttggaccaaatactaataagtacaagtcattgtttcattaaaaaaaatatttgtctttttagtagctatatacataaaaaataaactgatctgaaccatatacgacacggatgtcgaaaagccaaattaaagaagaatgtcgaagggcctaacttaacttactgtcccaaatttcggcgacattggacaataaatgcgccttttatgggtccaaaaccttaaatcgagagatcggtccatatggctgctatatccaaatccagactGATCTTAGCAAagttgaaggatgtcgaagagcattatcacaactcactgtcctaaatttcggcgacatcggacaataaatgcgccttttatgggctcaaagccttaaaacaagagatcagtctatatggcagctacattcaaatctggaccgatctagaccaaattgaagaaggatgtcgaagggtctaacaaaactcactgtcccaaatttcggcgaaatcggacaatacatgtgccttttatgggcccataaccttaaatcgaaagatcggtctacatggcagctatgtctaaatggggaccgatctgggccaaactgaagaaggatattgaagggcctaacacaactcactgtcccaaatttcagcaaactcggataataaatgtggcttttatgggcctaagaccctaaatcggcggatcggtctatatgggggctatatcaaaatgaagtccgatatagcccatcttcgaacttaacctgcttatggacaaaaaaagaatctatgcaaagtttcagcgcaacatcgctattttaaaagactgtagcgtgatttcaacagccagacggacggacatggctagatcgtcttagatgtttacgctgatcaagaatatatataggggtggaaatggatatttcaatgtgttgtaaacggaatgacaaaaatgaatatacccccatccttcgttggtgagTATAAAATTGTGTAAAGGCGAAAAAAAAGGTGTCTAACGGcaagatttttaagaaattttgcctaaagacaaaatttctataaaaatttttcaaacaaaaaaattttatttctatcttAAGCAGTGGtgggcaaatacacacacactgtTGCACATATTTTCGTACATGCACAGGGCCTTAAgctcatttttatttatataaaggTTTAAGACTTACTTAGAGATTAGTAAGGACTTTTACTTAAAACTCCAACCGCATTAACTCCTGTTATCTGAATGATGTGAAGTTGTGctcttaaattaaatttttttaaattttaattttaaaccaTTAATTAATATTGTGACAATCTTCATCTGAGAGGATTTTTTCTTAATTCATTAACgacgaataaataaaaaaaattaacttgtcAAAAgtcatgaattttttatggttcaaaaattcaaacaaaaaattttctgataatTCTTGGGATTGAAATTTCTGAAATCGTTTTagtgttgttttgctttttattgtttctttattattagaaaggcaaataaaagcgtactaagtccGGAAGGGCCGAATTTAATTTACCATCCatcatggatctcatttgtcaggttctttgtccagtatctctttatagacaaataaaggataatggataaaaattgttgtGCTTTGGGgtcatatcaggctatagaccgattcggatcatacttggtttcGATGCTGGAAACCATAGTAGAGTTCATTGTCCATTGTCCATAttgcagttaaatcggataagaattacgccctatatGAGCTCAATAAGTAatatcgggaaattggtttatatgaaagctatatcaaattattgacccattaagaccatatttggcaagcaTGTTCAAGgtcaattttagccaaacacgataagaattgcgccgtcttgaggctcaagaagtcaaaatccaagatcggtttatatggcagctatatcaaaacatggaccgacatggcccatttacaattccaaccaacctacactgagaggaagtatgtgtgcaaaatttcacacaatttaAATGCCAttgcgatcaagaatacatacacTTGATGCGGTCTTAGACCAAAActtcgatgtattacaaacggcatggcgatgttagtatacccccaatctatggtggaggaatAAAAATAGGACGATAGGGTTACTAGTTTTGAAATTAGGTGTTTTTTATGCAAAGTAATTAAAATCCACTTTCCTTGgaaaaatggtcataaaatattcagAAAAAGATTTTTGTCACAAAATGCCGCAGgcaaaaatagtttaaaaattgtcgcgattttttgaaaaaatttttaattcttttgaaTATATTGCCAAAAAGCGCCGCAggcgaaaaatgttttaaaaaatcgcgtaattttttcgttttattgaaaatatttttatttacggggcaaacttctcacattcaatgagtgctgtccgattcaactttaagctcaacgatGAGATTCCTCCATCTTATAAACGAATCCGAACGGCTAAACCACAGTGCCCCAACTTTTTGGGGAAGAAGTATCTACAAAGCTTAGTACTTCAAAAATGTCGCCGCATTAGTACGGAATAAACACCGCTAaaaaaggcgttcagcgtcataggcggacatgctaacctttgccctacggtggcctctgacCCTCAGTAGTGGGATCCCTTTAcctattttccagacatcgggaactaacATATGAGAATGCTGCGAGACAAGTTGGGTATCTGtattttgtactctactcttggtACATCCAAATTCTTCGGCAACAGTATCGAGATTACGTCTGGGTTCAGTGTCTTGAACGATTTAGCGCTGCGGATGGCATTTTTAACTTCGTCCACGGCAAATTGTGATTGTTGTTTATCGGCTCGGACACAAACAACAATTCGTTCGATTCCTGGTCTTCGAACGTTTAATTCCTAGTCTTCGAGCCAATGAACAACCAGACGTCATCCACAACGCCAAGTCGTCCAAAGAGCTGAGGCGCGACGAAATATCTACACTGATGATAAAGAATTTGGATTTACCAAAAGACGAGTACGGAGTTATGGAGTTTTTCGGCTGCTCATTTGAGAACTGTGTATTTTTACGTAAGAtttaagatttatttatttacatgtaatcctaatttttttcacaatttgatAATttccctattttttttttaatttttggcgttACTTGGATTCAAGATATCAACTTGttcttttttaatattctttctttatttgcattttcaatCAGCAGATTTGACAACCTAGTGATGTTCaaggggcctatccactttatgtttttgcttgtgacctaaccttctattagtgaataaGTTGAATAAGTTAATCTCACGCgagcagctgttaacagccggccattctgttgttgttatcttctctcTCGCAAAttttctgctcatgtacgctCACGTATGCGTGTGTTGGCGTTGGTAGAacgacgatcagcttgatggtggATTGCATGatgtgtggttgttgtacaaatgagaccacctttaattgatTCGCCATCTGAATCCTGCATGTAATCGAAGCCTTTCGGCCCATTTAAGAATTACAATTTTTACATACAAAGACATCATAACTACTtccaaataacaataaaaaaaaataaatagaaattaCTTAACAGTTTAAACGTACATAGAATCCATAGCTACTGATAACAAGTTAACGTTTTTCTATAAGATCACCACTAAGTACTAGCCCAATgatcttttttcaaaattcttattttCTAGATCGATCAAATAATTATTTCTCCggttaattttttactttttgaaaagtcatacatttttttacagcgagatcatggaataATCTTGCCATTCCTTTGCGCAATTTTACTCTATCTGAAAAgaagtttaaaaaatttattttgcttcacttttgggacaattttaaatttttttatatcaaggTATTGGATTTTTTGTCTGCTTAGTTTTGTCTTTCTTCACAACTTATACTATTCATATAATCTACAGAGTGAACTCTTCACTAAAACCAGCAAAGGATTCGACATTTCACTGGTTTCGCCAGTAGCTAAGGAACTAGAGGCACTACAACTCCTGAGCCTTTTTGGACAATATCCAAGGGCTGATTATGGTAATGGATTTTGTAAAATGCCAATCGACGACTGCCTTTCACGCCATCACAACACATATTAGCCGAACGCTGTGGGTCTTGACCTATCAAAGAATAATGCCAACATGTCTCTCAGCCGGGCTGGAAATATTGTGACATACATGCCTCCTCAACCCAAGCCACTACAATTTGTCAATGTGTAAGTCATAAATCAGCACTTGGTGCAAAAACAGGACCCTTATTGGTCTACACATAAAGCAATAAAATCCCGACTTCTCATAATGCTCAACCACTACAAGGAAAGCTTAGTTTTCCGCAATTCCTTTGCTTCGGCCCCCCTTTATAAAAAGGCAAAGAATCTTGCTGTACAAAACTAAAGCCATATATCGTCTTAGCAGTACCTGTTGGGCTGCTTTGTCCATCGCAATCATTTTCGATCCCaatcattgaatttaaaagtCTAATAGCGTTATGGCCGCATATGTTGTTGTATTCGAAAACTAACAACCCTGACTTAATTAATAAAATACTTTTCCACCATATGGCCACTCTGTTTTGTATTAATGACCACAGCTGATATTCTTTATTAGTGATGTGTCAACAAATCTGTTCATATTGGACACGGTAGGTTAGTTAATGTTTCCCCCAAAATCGTCCTTTTAACAAAAAGGATTTAATCTTCCTTTGTCGTAATTTATCAAAACCATACGAggtaaaatatggatatcacgCACCTATTCAAAGCCGGTGTGATGACGGTAAAATTGCAACGCAAAGGAGAGTTGGAAGCCCAAAAACGAATCCTACCAAAATCCACTGCAAATGCCAATGTTCAGAGGGATGAATTTGCCAAACAGGCTAAAGATGTGTGCAATAAAATTACCACACTACGCAATGTACTTGTTGAGAATCGTTCGGCCTACATGAGGATAGGTCAGCATCTAAAGAGTGCAGCCCAAATGACTGACGAGCAGAGGGATCTAATCGACAGGGAATCAGAGAAGTTTGTTACATATTATACCCAATACTTGGGTCAAATGCGCAACGATTGGAAAAAAGCCAAGCGAAAGCCTCAACAAAGAGAACACATAGAGGCTGTGCTGGAGTTACTGACTGCCTATTTGAAATCGGTGCAACAAATTTATTTGGAACAGAAGAAGTATCGAGTGCAACACGAATTGGAAACATATCGTCTATTAAAATTGGCTTCGGATAAAAAGAAAATACCTGTAAGGCCGGCTGGGGAACAAAGATCAAGGAAAGCATCTACGGTATCATCAACTTCTAGCAGAGATTTGCACATGGAAGCGGAGAGAACAACAGAACAATATTCTGGCATGGATGTAGCAGAAGGATGGGATTTGGACGAAGATGATATAACAGCGCCAACGCGCATACTAGATGACAAGTTCAATGATAATTCAACATTGAGTAACAACTCATTTTCCACAGATTCCAAAGCACAGGTGGCTTTGAATGAGGATATACAAAAATCCGAACAAAGTGTTGAAGAGGCTGCCAAAAACCTTAGTCCCGAAGATGTGCAAATGTTTGAAGAAGAAAATGTGCAGCTCTATCATGAGCTGCAAGGCCTTTCTGAAGAGGTGGAGGCAATAGAGAAGAATGTTGTTGACATAGCCACTTTgcaggacatttttaccgaaaaGGTAAAAGTAATGATATatagaattttaatttaaaatctttaaattatttttttgttacaatTCTAGGTAACCTTGCAACAACACAATATTGAGCGCATCATCAACGCTGTCATTGGCTCCACTGAAAATGTCAAGGACGCCAATGAACAAATCAAACAAGCCATACAACGCAATGCAGGCTTACGGGTCTGGTCTTTATTCTTCCTATTAGTTATGTCACTATCTTTGTTGTTTCTCGATTGGTATTACGATTAATGTGCCTGCACTTATCCTCaagtcgaattttatatttttgtccatttaaataattaattccAGAATTTGTTGCAATATGTtacatgtgtttgtttgtccctTTTTGATACTGCTTTAGAGCTTAAGTTAAatgaagttaaaaaaatgtaaaaattctaCAGCGTTATCTATAAAACAAGACGAAAAAACTGCGATAATAAAgttgaaaatgtttgtatagacaaaaaagagcatttacaaaaaaaaggtGCCAAGCTCGATTTTGGCTCCAACCACAATGTATTCCGTAAAAGATGTGTACAAAATAGCCACAGCACTGGGTGTAACAATCTTAAAAACTATATAGTAATTTATATTTGAGTTAATTGCaaagtcaaatcgagggatcgttTGTCTGGTGGCTATATATACTTGGCATTTCTGGGCCCTATAGGAGTTTATCCGTCTGCATATGTAACATAATTGGGGCTGAACTTGTCGGGTTTGTCGAGGAAAGTGCCGCTTATACCACTGAATGCTATTTAAATCTGTCTGATAAGTAGGGCAAAGATCAGAGAGGGTGTCGTTCAATTTTGATTAATAGGAGTTTGGTCTACTACACCATTTGCATCTCAGTTGTGATAACTCTTATGCAAAAAGACAGGTTTCTCCATCTTCTGCATTGGCTCGAGGACTGTATTTTTGGGTAGGTTAAGGCTGCATTTTTCACGCATATATGAGTAGTATTGTTGTGGGTGGTGAAGGGCATCTAAGTACAAAAATGTAGGGATCAAGAACTAAAGATGATTTTAATGAGTTGCATTTTAATATATGGGCCTATATAAGCAGAATTTGGGT
This Stomoxys calcitrans chromosome 2, idStoCalc2.1, whole genome shotgun sequence DNA region includes the following protein-coding sequences:
- the LOC106088306 gene encoding E3 ubiquitin-protein ligase Iruka translates to MAEAVVEERPPAPPRFYCHKCDKEINPNTDFICPICSGGFVEELLPAAAAPSTGSSGSNTGFNEEQQLETLRGQIANLLASRNGPNLEININPGSGLPRQPRGIVSLGPTVATGGGRVRPQSLGLDNVLLDFLQSISVGGAGADGEINPFDNSQFLFMGNLGDYAWGREGLDTIVTQLLNQMETSGPPPLAKDKIEEIPKVEITAEEVERKLQCSVCWEDFKIQELVRKLACSHVYHEECIVPWLNLHGTCPICRKSLNGEEDDDNDVHMDIDEAQASSSSVAAAAATGVASSVCPIHQQNATGNNPQQQPGTSSSAIGGSSQQQQQQQRSNPPSDNIFGFERMDSVDLD
- the LOC106088286 gene encoding syntaxin-18; amino-acid sequence: MDITHLFKAGVMTVKLQRKGELEAQKRILPKSTANANVQRDEFAKQAKDVCNKITTLRNVLVENRSAYMRIGQHLKSAAQMTDEQRDLIDRESEKFVTYYTQYLGQMRNDWKKAKRKPQQREHIEAVLELLTAYLKSVQQIYLEQKKYRVQHELETYRLLKLASDKKKIPVRPAGEQRSRKASTVSSTSSRDLHMEAERTTEQYSGMDVAEGWDLDEDDITAPTRILDDKFNDNSTLSNNSFSTDSKAQVALNEDIQKSEQSVEEAAKNLSPEDVQMFEEENVQLYHELQGLSEEVEAIEKNVVDIATLQDIFTEKVTLQQHNIERIINAVIGSTENVKDANEQIKQAIQRNAGLRVWSLFFLLVMSLSLLFLDWYYD